The proteins below come from a single Rosa rugosa chromosome 2, drRosRugo1.1, whole genome shotgun sequence genomic window:
- the LOC133734013 gene encoding probable serine/threonine-protein kinase WNK11, with amino-acid sequence MPSEGADQSEGDSEPFVEIDPTQRYGRYDELLGSGAVKKVYRAFDQEEGIEVAWNQVKLSNFINDSAMTERLYSEVRLLKSLKNKNIIVLHNVWRDREKNILNFMTEVCTSGNLREYRKKHKNVSMKALKKWSFQILKGLEYLHTHEPCVIHRDLNCSNVFVNGNLGQVKIGDLGLAAIVGKTHSAHSVLGTPEFMAPELYEEHYTEMVDIYSFGMCVLEMVTLEMPYGECDNIAKIYKKVTSGVRPQALNKIKDPEVRAFVERCLAQPRARPSATELLKDPFFDEVDDDDDDENN; translated from the exons ATGCCGAGTGAAGGTGCAGACCAGTCGGAGGGAGACAGCGAACCCTTCGTCGAAATAGACCCAACCCAGCGGTACGGCCGTTACGACGAGCTACTGGGTTCCGGCGCAGTCAAAAAGGTGTACCGAGCTTTTGATCAAGAAGAGGGCATAGAGGTGGCATGGAACCAGGTCAAACTGAGTAACTTCATCAACGATTCCGCCATGACCGAAAGGCTTTACTCCGAGGTTCGGTTGCTGAAGTCCCTGAAGAacaaaaacatcattgttttgcaTAACGTGTGGAGAGACAGGGAGAAAAACATTCTGAATTTCATGACTGAGGTTTGTACCAGTGGGAATCTGAGGGAGTACAGGAAGAAGCACAAGAACGTTTCGATGAAGGCCTTGAAGAAGTGGTCGTTTCAGATCTTGAAAGGGTTGGAGTATTTGCATACGCATGAGCCCTGTGTGATTCATAGAGATCTCAATTGCAGCAATGTGTTTGTCAATGGGAATCTTGGCCAG GTGAAGATTGGTGACTTGGGACTGGCTGCTATAGTAGGGAAGACTCACTCAGCTCATTCAGTGCTAGGCACACCAGAATTTATGGCACCAGAGCTTTATGAAGAGCATTACACTGAAATGGTGGACATATACTCATTTGGAATGTGTGTACTAGAGATGGTGACCTTGGAAATGCCCTACGGCGAATGCGACAATATTGCCAAAATATACAAGAAGGTAACCTCCGGGGTCAGACCTCAGGCCTTGAACAAGATCAAGGACCCGGAGGTGAGGGCATTTGTCGAGAGGTGCCTTGCACAACCTAGGGCGAGACCCTCTGCAACCGAACTCCTCAAGGACCCGTTCTTTGATGAGGTtgatgacgacgacgatgacGAAAATAATTAA